Part of the Gemmatimonadota bacterium genome, GCCCGATCACGCGGTAGCCCTCGCCGAGGAGCTGCTCGGCCAGGTTGCTGCCCATGAAGCCTGCTACGCCCGTGATCAGGATGGGGCGGGCGTTTGCGCCGCTCAGACGCCGTACCCCGCGCGGAGCGCGTCGTCGTGGAACATCTGGACCGTTTCCCGGGAGAACTCCTCGAGGTCTTTATCGCGGAGGTCCAGCTTGGCGAGGAGGTCAGGGGTCATGGTGATGATGTGGCACCCGCATTCCTCGGCTTGAAAGGCGTTCAGCACTTCGCGAGGGCTGGCCCAGAGCACAGAGAGGCGGCCCCGCCGGGCCTCACAAATGGCCACGGCTTCACGGATGACTGGCACCGGGTCGCGGCCGGTATCAGCGATCCGGCCGGCGAACACGGAAGCAATGGCTGCCGCTTCGGGACTCACCGCCTCGGACACGGCGCCGACCTGATCCAGTGTCATGACGGCCGTGACGTTCAGCTTCAAGCCCTCTTGCGACAGCTCGCGGATCAGCGGAATGCACGATTCGCCACGGGTGTTGCAAATAGGGATCTTCACGAAGATGTTGCCGCCCCAGCTCGCGATAGTGCGGGCCTGGCGTGCCATCTCCG contains:
- a CDS encoding transaldolase, whose amino-acid sequence is MSGHGLNIAIHLDCADLSAMIAAYRQQAVDGFTTNPTLMAKACVPDYQAFAHQVLQAIPDLPVSFEVFADELPEMARQARTIASWGGNIFVKIPICNTRGESCIPLIRELSQEGLKLNVTAVMTLDQVGAVSEAVSPEAAAIASVFAGRIADTGRDPVPVIREAVAICEARRGRLSVLWASPREVLNAFQAEECGCHIITMTPDLLAKLDLRDKDLEEFSRETVQMFHDDALRAGYGV